One Bos taurus isolate L1 Dominette 01449 registration number 42190680 breed Hereford chromosome 3, ARS-UCD2.0, whole genome shotgun sequence DNA window includes the following coding sequences:
- the FCGR1A gene encoding high affinity immunoglobulin gamma Fc receptor I precursor — protein MWLIIALILGAPVAEQVDPTKAVITLKPPWVSVFQEENVTLLCEGPHRPGDTATQWFLNGTAIKTLAPRYSINSATFDDSGEYKCQTGLSMLSDPVQLEIHSDWLLLQVTSRVFTEGDPLALRCHAWKNMPVYKMLFYKDGKPFRFSSQDSEFTILQTNLSHNGIYHCSGERRRRYTSAGVSITIKELFPAPVLRTSFSSPHQEGNLVNLSCETKLPSEKPGQQLYFSFYVGNKTLISRTTSSEYQTFIAKKEDRRLYWCEAATGDGNLIKRSPELELPVLGLQSTTPVWFHFLFYLAVGIMFLVDSVLCIVIHKELQRKKMWNLEIYLDSLDSGHGKEVPPTFKNIDN, from the exons ATGTGGCTCATAATAGCTCTGATCCTTGGGG CTCCAGTTGCTGAGCAAGTGG ACCCCACAAAGGCAGTGATCACCTTGAAGCCTCCGTGGGTCAGTGTATTCCAAGAAGAAAATGTAACCTTATTGTGTGAGGGGCCCCACCGGCCTGGGGACACTGCTACACAGTGGTTTCTCAACGGCACAGCCATCAAGACCCTGGCCCCCAGATACAGTATTAACAGTGCTACATTCGATGACAGTGGTGAATACAAGTGCCAGACAGGCCTCTCAATGCTAAGTGACCCAGTACAGCTAGAAATCCACAGTG ATTGGCTACTACTCCAGGTCACTAGCAGAGTCTTCACAGAAGGGGACCCTCTGGCCTTGAGGTGTCATGCATGGAAGAATATGCCGGTGTACAAAATGCTTTTCTACAAAGATGGCAAGCCCTTTAGGTTTTCTAGTCAGGATTCTGAATTCACCATTCTGCAAACCAACTTGAGTCACAATGGCATCTATCACTGCTCGGGCGAGAGAAGGCGTCGCTACACATCGGCAGGAGTATCTATCACTATAAAAG AGCTATTTCCAGCCCCAGTGCTGAGAACATCCTTCTCATCCCCTCACCAAGAGGGGAATCTGGTCAACCTGAGCTGTGAAACAAAGTTGCCCTCAGAGAAGCCTGGTCAGCAGCTTTACTTCTCCTTCTATGTGGGAAACAAGACCCTAATAAGCAGGACCACATCCTCTGAATACCAGACATTCATTGCTAAAAAAGAAGACCGTAGGCTATACTGGTGTGAAGCTGCCACAGGAGATGGGAATCTTATCAAGCGCAGCCCTGAGCTGGAGCTTCCGGTGCTTG GCCTCCAGTCAACAACTCCTGtctggtttcattttcttttctatctggCAGTGGGGATAATGTTTTTGGTGGACAGTGTTTTATGTATTGTAATACATAAGgaactacaaagaaagaaaatgtggaatttaGAAATCTATTTGGACTCTCTGGACTCTGGTCATGGGAAGGAGGTACCTCCTACCTTCAAAAACATAGACAattaa